The region GGACCGCCTCGGCATCCTGCGGGCCGACATCGAACCCAAGGCCACCGAGCATATCAAGGAGATGATCGAACTCTGCGAAAATCTCATCGCCAAAGGCCACGCCTACTCGACGCCCAGCGGCGACGTCTATTTCCGTGTTCGCTCCTACGACGATTACGGCAAGCTCTCCGGACGCAACGTCGAGGAGCTGATGTCCGGGGCGCGCATCGAACCGGGCGAGAAAAAAGAGGATCCTCTCGATTTCGCCCTGTGGAAGGGCGCAAAGCCTGGCGAACCGTCCTGGCCCAGTCCCTGGGGACCGGGCCGTCCGGGCTGGCACATCGAATGTTCGGCCATGAGCGAACGCTACCTGCCCCTGCCCTTCGACATCCACGGCGGCGGACAGGATCTGGCCTTCCCGCACCACGAAAACGAGCGCGCCCAGACCGAGGCAGCCACGGACAAGCAGTTCGTGCGCTACTGGGTGCACAACGGGTTCGTGCAGATCAATTCCGAGAAGATGTCGAAATCACTCAATAATTTTGTGACCATCCGCGACATCCTGGCCAACTACCTGCCCGAGGTGCTGCGCTTCTTCCTCATCACCAAGCATTACCGCAGCCCCCTGGATTACACCGCCGACGCACTCGAAGAATCGGAACGCGCCCTGAAGCGGATCTACCTGACCAAGGCCGCCGCCGAGGCGCACGTGGCCGGAACCAAATGGACCGCCACGCCTCTTCCGGCCGAAATCGTGGTCGAAGCCACCGCACTGGAAGCCAAATGGGACGAGTCCATGGCCGACGACATGAACACGGCCGCGGCCCTTGGCCACGTCTTCGTGCTGATGAAGATCGTCAACCGCATCCTGGAAGACAAGGCCCTCAAAAAGTCCGAAGAAGGCCGCGACATGATCCGCCATGCCCTCAAGCTGTTCGAACGCTGGGGCGAAGTGCTCGGCCTTTTCCTCATGCCCAGCAGCGATTTCCTGGCCCAGCTCAAGCAAAGCCGAGTGCAGCGCAGGAAAATCGACACCGAACTGGTGCAGGCCAAACTGCAGGAACGCATGGAAGCCCGCTCGGCCAAGGATTTTGCCCGCTCCGACGCCATCCGCGACGAACTTCTCGCGCTGGGAGTGACCATTCAGGACACGGCCCAGGGCGTTCAGTGGGACGTGGAATGTGCCGAGAAATAAGGAAGAGCCCGCGCCCCGACAAGGGCGCGCCCTTGCCCCAAGGACATGAACGACGAAAGGCCGCGCAATGCGGCCTTTCGATTTTTATCACCAACGCACAATCCTGTCATTCGAAGAGGTTCTTCAAGCCCTCCACGCCCTTGTTCAGTCCCGAACCCACACCTTTTATGACTTCCTGCACGGCCTGCCCGCCGCGCAAGCCCAAACCTCGCAAGACCGCTTCCATATCGGGACTGATGGTAGGCTGACGCACCGGCCCGCTGATCCGCACCGGCACACTGCTCAAGCCCAAAGAACCTTCGTCGAAGTTGCCCTCGCTTCCGGCAAGCTCGATGAGCAGCCTGAAATCCAAAACCTCGCGCACCAGATCCGTCTGTCCGTTACCCGTGACGCGAAATCGCGGCGCAAGAAGAAAAAGATCGGGCGTCGTCTCCACCCCTCTGGTTATGGTTCCGCTGGCTGAAAGAACGGAAAAAACCGTGCGCGGGGGTTCCTGCGGTCCTGGGGAAAGGCCTTTGACCTTGCGGATTCCATCGCGCAGCAACTGCGAGACGTTCACGTCGCTTAGGGCGCCGTCGGACACCTTGAAATCCACTTTCCCTTTCAGATTGCGCCGCAGATCCATCGTGCTTTGCCCGGAAGTATCAAGGGCGGCGCTGCTCTGCATGGTGCCCGAAAGACTCTCCCTGCCATGCAGATCGCGCAGCAATGACCCAATCTGCAAGGCGCCTATGGAATGCGACCAGGAATACGCGGGTATCTGTCGGCGCACATCAAGGGAGGCCGAGCCTTTCAAACTTCCGCCATACAGGCTTGATTCGATCCGGGGCATGTCGAACAGGCCATCCGTGGCCGTCAGACGGATGCGCGAATCGGAAACACGCAGATTGATTACGTTCAGGGTATCCACCGCCAAAGTAGCATTCAGATTCAGCTTGCGCATCATCGAGA is a window of Desulfomicrobium macestii DNA encoding:
- the cysS gene encoding cysteine--tRNA ligase encodes the protein MQIYNSLTRKKEEFVPLKPGHVSMYVCGITAYDYCHIGHARSAVVFDVLVRYLRYIGMQVTFVRNFTDVDDKIINRANREGTDFETIARTYIDAFYTDMDRLGILRADIEPKATEHIKEMIELCENLIAKGHAYSTPSGDVYFRVRSYDDYGKLSGRNVEELMSGARIEPGEKKEDPLDFALWKGAKPGEPSWPSPWGPGRPGWHIECSAMSERYLPLPFDIHGGGQDLAFPHHENERAQTEAATDKQFVRYWVHNGFVQINSEKMSKSLNNFVTIRDILANYLPEVLRFFLITKHYRSPLDYTADALEESERALKRIYLTKAAAEAHVAGTKWTATPLPAEIVVEATALEAKWDESMADDMNTAAALGHVFVLMKIVNRILEDKALKKSEEGRDMIRHALKLFERWGEVLGLFLMPSSDFLAQLKQSRVQRRKIDTELVQAKLQERMEARSAKDFARSDAIRDELLALGVTIQDTAQGVQWDVECAEK